The Bos indicus x Bos taurus breed Angus x Brahman F1 hybrid chromosome 11, Bos_hybrid_MaternalHap_v2.0, whole genome shotgun sequence sequence GTCGCCTTCTGCATCGAGGCCGGACACCCTGTGCTGCAGTACGGCGTGGTAGCGAGACACCGAAGGATGCTCCAGGCACACGTCGCAGCTAGGGAGCCTCCCGAAAAGGCAGCAACTCAGTCCTTTCAAGTTCCGGGTGCCCAGGATGGTGCCGCCTTTTAGTGTCTCGAGGCTGTAGGGGGCCGTGGTGGGGCCGCCCCACGGCGGCTCTCGGTATGGGGGAGCCCGGGCCGGGCAGCCAGGGGAAGGAGCTGCCGTGTGGGGTCGCGGCTGCTCCTCCGCTGGACCCCTATTCTCCCCGCTGTCCGGCAGGGCCGGCGGGACATTCGGCTCCCCGGAATCAGAGTCCGGCAGCGCCGTGGACCTTTCCTTCACCTCCTCCGGGTTTGGAGGATTGTTGGCCGGAGCCTTACTCCGCGCCGCCGAGGGCATCGGCAGGGATGGCTTCTTGAAGTCGTCATCGAGTTCCGGCGAAGCCAGCGGTTCGGACTGAGAGGGACTATCAGCCATTCTCAATTAGGAGCAGCCTCAAAATCTGTCCCTGGGAAACCTCACCCTCCTCGGGTCTCTACATTCCTCTCCACGTCTCCCTCTCTCCAGCCTCCAGACGCTTCTCTAGCAGCGACAGTGGAGTTGATCCTTTACGACCCAGAGCTTTGTGAAGACGAGAGTTATCCCTGGAAGTTGTAGtaagaggaaaacaagaaaaaggcgGTCGGGGTGCTGTCAGAATGGGGACATCTTTAGAGGTTGCAACCGAGTCGTAATGACTTCCTGCAGCGGAGCCTGATTGAGAAGACGCGCTTCCGGCAGCCTTGAACCGCTGGTCAACACACCAGCCTTCCGGACCTGATACGACCTGGTATCTCAGGCCTCTCGGAGCCCATCAGCCGCCCAGTTCAGTACCTGCGAAGTGGCAGTCCATAGTGGAGCCTCCTTGCCTCGGTCCAGGTCCACATTTCCCTGTGTCTGGGCTGCCCCAGCATTAGACGACCCCAGGACACTGTGATTGGCGCCCGAGTCCGCTGATGGTGAGGGAGGAGCCCTGGTAGCGATGTTGGCATTGCTCTGCTTGATGCCTGTCCTTCCTGCTCCTTTGGGTCAAGTTAGGGGAGAGGGCGATTTTTGTTGTCACTTGGTTCATTCATGTATTCgttccttcttttattctttctgaaacCAATTGAGGCAGCATAGTGTAGTTGTTAAGAGTGCACACCCTGGATCCTGACCATCTCGATCTTCCCTCTCAGCTGTTTCCGACATTAGGCAAGACAGAAGGCCTCAGCTTCCACGTCTGAAAAGTGgggtaataatagtatctactttaaaaaaaaaaaaaaaaagatacctacTTATAGAAAGGTTGGGAAAATTGAATTGACAGTAGAGGCAaagcctggcatgtagtaggcaCTCAAATCTTAGACACCAAGATCACAGCTGTGAGAGACAGATGGAAGAATAAAATTGAAACAAGTACTAGTTTAAATACAGGTATAAATGCTGTGATGGAAACATAGAAAGTGATGTGAGACTTAACAAGGGGAGATGTGTTGGGGAGGTGATAGGGTGGTGACTTAAATCATACTTAAGGATGAATACAAGTCTTCCAGGGATGTGGCAGGTAGCAAGGCATTGCCTGCAGAGATCATGTCATTAAGCTGTGGAAATGCATGGCATTTGCAACCAGAGAAGTCTGGTACTGTTGGAACTAAGATGGTCACTTTCTTCAGGAAGTTCCTCCTTTGTGTTTTCTCACTGAACTTGGTCTGTGTCTCTAGTAGAACAGCACTGACCACACACTTTAATGTTGAAACATTCATGTTTTTCTCCCTCACCTCAGGGTAAGGACCTTGAATTAGTCTTTATATCCTCACATGACACTTGGCATTTGATAAAAATTCATTGAATTTGAAGAGACATATGGGAAATGAATCTGGAAAGGTGAGTTGAAGCTGGATTGTAATTGGTGTTGAATGGTAAATCAAAAAAATTTGACTgacgtttttccagtagtcagtggGAAGTCATTAggtttaagtttaaaatattaagtctAGCCTCACTACAGAGGCTtacttggtagctcagctgtggtaaagaatcagcctgcagtgcaggagacaagggttcaattcctgggttgggaagatcccctggccaaGGGATAgggtactccagtattcttgggcttccctggtggctcagttggtaaagaatttgcctgccgtgtgggagacctgtgttcgatccctgggttgggaagatcctgtggaggagggcatggcaacccactctggtattcttgcctggagaatcccaagaacagaggagcctggcaggctgcagtgcatggggtcacaaataattggacacaactgagcaattaagcacagcatCACTGTAGAGAGTAGATTTGATACAAGGAGAGACTAAAGGAAGGGATATTATTTAAGAGATAGCAGATATCTGAGATTCTTCCCTATGAATGTCAGAAGTTGAATGCATAAGACTGTTTAGGATAGTGGTTCATAAATTTTTCCACCAGGATTAGTTAAAGGTTCCCATGTttggcatgtatgcatgcatgctatgttgcttcagtagtgtctgactctttgcgaccctttggactgtagcccctcaggctcttctgtccatgggattcttcaggcaagaatactggagtgggttgccatttccttctccaggggatcttcctgacccaggaattgagcccatgtctcttactcctgcatcggcaggcaggttctttacccctagtgcacCTGGGAAGCGTTCACAGACTAATAACCacctcaggaattccctggcagtccagtggttaggacttggcactgagatcccacaggctgcatggcacagcaaaaaaaagaaaagaagaagaacctTTTCCTATCTTTAACTCTACTCCTTTTTCTCCTGCGGATCCAGGGGAGATGTGTCAAGATActctgagaaatattccatgtctCATTTAAGTGTCTTGCCTTGCAAATCATTCAGGATTGGTAATAAGTTAGTGGGGTGAGTTGGAAAATATGGACACTATAGAGCCTAACATACTCTTGCAGCTATTAGTCTACTAAAAACCCAAACTCTACCTTGTGGTTCAGTCCGGTAGGAATTGTCACAGTGTATGAGTGTGATATTAACAGTTatatttctcttaatttcttcagGAAGAACGTCCTTGGTCCAACAGTGTTGCTGACACTGACTTTTTCTAAGTGGTCTTGAACTGCCTAGTTTTTATGTCAATACCTGGCTAGACCTCGTATTCTTCACTACGGAAGCCCTTAACCTGCAGTTGCTAGAGATTTTAAAACACTGCCTTTAGGATAACCATCCACATTTAACTTGGGAGCTCTTCCTTTGTAATTCCAAAATGTTGAGATACTGGGGAGAGATACCAATCTCGTCAAGCCAGACCAACAGAAGTTCTTTTGACTTGCTCCCTCGAGAGTTCCGACTGGTAGAAGTCCATGACCCGCCTCTGCACCAACCCTCAGCCAACAAGCCCAAGCCCCCCACTATGCTGGACATCCCCTCAGAGCCCTGCAGCCTCACCATCCACACCATTCAGCTGATCCAGCACAACCGACGTCTGCGTAACCTCATTGCCACGGCACAGGCCCAGAATCAGCAACAGACAGAAGGTGTAAAGACTGAAGAGACTGAACCTCTTCCGTCCTGCCCTGGGTCACCTCCTCTTCCTGATGATCTCCTTCCTTTAGATTGTAAGAATCCAAGTGCACCATTCCAGGTCTGGCACAGTGACCCAGAGAGTGACTTTTATCGGTAAGACAAGGCTTTGCTATATGTTACTTTTCTTCCCAACACCCTGTTAAGCATGTCACCACATTTCCAGGAGGAAACTTAAGATGAGAGTAAATGACTGGGCCAAAGTTGCTCAGGTAATTAGTGGAAAGTTTAAGAGTTGAACCATGTTCTTCCAAATCCAGagtctgtatttttttattttctggtgcaacaaatatttcttgagtaccTAATATATGCCAAGCACTTTACTAGGAGCAAAGTACTACACTGGTTTGTAAAAGAGGCCATGGTCTTATAGTCCTCCAAATCTAGTTTTTCTTGTTAATTAAAAGATATACTGTGGGTTTAGCTCATTGTCCTCAAGATGAGATTTATGGACTTATTCTCTTACTATTAGGAATCCACGAGTTCTATACAAGAATTTTTTAACggtgtattttcattttgataacaCAGTTCAAGAAATAATAGTATAACAATGTTCCTGATCCTCGCTGCCCAAAATCTGATCCGAGATCAGCAACATCAACATCACTTGGGAggttgttagaaatgcagagtgtCAGACTCACCCAGACCTCCGGAgtcagaattttcattttaacaagatctccagagattcattggagaaggcaatggcaacccactccagtactcttgcctggaaaatcccatggatggaggggcctagtgggctgcagtccatggggtcgctagaagtcggacacgactgagcgacttcactttattttttcactttcatgcattggagaaggaaatggcaacccactccagtgttcttgcctggagaatcccagggacaggggagcctggtaggctgccgtctatggggtcgcacagagtcggacatgactgaagcgacttagcagcagcagcagccagagatTCACACGTAAATTTCAATTTGAGAAGCCTTGCTGCATATCCTCTGATTGCCTTAAAAGCTAGTGCTACTACTGGATTTCAGTATGAAAGTTTGCATTTGATGCCAAATAAgtacttttgtcttttcattttgaaatttgtcAGACCTACAGAAAAGTTTAAATAATAGGATGACAAAAACCCAAATACCCTTCACCTGGATTCAacaattgttaatattttagtaCATTTACTTTCTCTCACATATGTATAAGTGTGCATACACACATTTACTCACAAATATACAaacatttatgtatacatatatacatacacacacggtTTTTTTGCCAAATCTTTTAGAGTTGTAGATATCACAGTATTTCACCCCTAAATTATTCACCTTAGcctaaaaataaggaaatttccTACATAATCCCAATAACCAGTATTACATCAAAGTAAGTGAACACAAATTAAGTACTATCATTTAATACATCTGTATTCGGATTTTTCCAATTGTCCCCAAAATATCCTTTATTAGGTATATTTTTCCCCAGTCTTGGACCTAATAAAGACCATGTATTCCTTTTCATTGTTATACCTctttagtgtctttttttttttttttgaggtatagttgatttacaatattagtttcaggtgtacaacactgtaattcaatatttgtatagattatactccttttaaagttattataaaatattggctgtatttcctgtgctgtacaatatattcctgtagcttatttattttatacatagtagcttgtacctcttaatctacCCCATCTtgccccatccttccctctcctcactgtTAACCACTAGTGTGTTCCCAATATCTATGAGTCTACTTCTTTTgttgtattcactagtttgttttagattctatgtataaatgatatacagtatttgtctttctctgctttaGTGTCTTTTAAGCTAGAATAGCTTTCCCCTTTTATAATACATGATATTAATCTTTTTTAAGAGTTCAGGTCATTTGTTCCAAATCAGACTGGATTTGCTGATTATTTTCTTAAGATAAGATTCAgattaaatgtttggtaaaaatGCTTCATAACTAATTGTGTTGTACGTCACTTACTGCATCTGCCTGTTGATGATGATAGTTGCTACTATTTTAATTGTCCCAAActaatgaaaaaagaagagaaatagactTATGTAAGGTTTGCAGTTGGCCCAGATTAAGGCAAGATGATGTCATGGTGTGTTGTCTAAGTTTCGAAGACACTGGAATAGTGAAAAAGGGAATGAGAAATGTGTCATCACATTCTTGGCACATATTGGTATAGATGTGCCCAACTTAAGAATACTTACTCTGTAACACTCAGTACCAGCTTTACATTTTGAGAGCAATTTAGCTTTTACAAAATAATACTGTCCCTCATATTAAATTGATGCTATTATTTAGAATTTGTAGTTTTGTgtcagttttctaattttaattattagGAAGATTCTGTGAACATCAGAAGTTTACacatagtttattttatatatatttaagagactgttacaaaaatattttgcatcAGGTATGGGGCTGCAGgaagaattattttcctttaaaatgggtCCACATATTAAGTAAAACAGTACTGATTTAGCTCTGTTTATTAGGCACTTCTGAAGTCTTTAGCTTTTGGTCCAGAGAAACTGGTCATGGGAAATGATGATATAAACAGTAAATGAAAAATTACTTGACAGttggttttcttattttccaattattAGGTGAATTGCAGTAGTTGCTGCTGAGCAGATAATAGCAGCGTGGGTGAATAGCTCCTCAGGAACTCTGTTCAGCAATCACAGGGTGACAAATGCAAAGTGTGTGCAGGGAAGAGTCATTTTCTGtaccctcttttatttttatctatttacttcCTTTGTCAGGGGAAGGCAGAAGATAGGAAATTTCAGGAGAACAGGTAAATTATTAGGAGCTCATTAAAAGTTACTTTAAGGAAATCAGACAActtttgaagtttttgttttgttttagaaagatagGATTTTTGCCACAATGATTAGGTGTAAAAATGAGTATCATGAAGAACACAGGATCTAGAGTCAGAAGCTCTATATTACAAAAACATTTGGCAAATCACcccctctgaacttcagtttcttcacctgccAGATAGGAATAATAATATGGACCCCTACCAATTTCACAGCATAAAGTAGGATAAAAATGCTTTGTaagtgattgttgttgttcagtctctcagtcctgtctgactctttgcgacccacccTGCAGcaagccatgcttccctgtccttcactatctcccgaagtttgctcaaacttatgtccattgagttggtaatgccatccaacatctcatcctctgtcgcttgtaagcaatatatgttttaaactgcttttaaaaattgaattgctTTCCTATTTTACAAACGGTTTGTTGCAGTTAAATTCTAGAGGTCCATATATTGCCCAGCATGTGAGGAACCTATGCTATGCTGAAAATGTGCACCACTGTGCTCTTAAAATTAATCAGATcctaaaagtgaagtcgctcagtcgtgcctgactctttgtgaccccatggacagtagtctgcatcaagctcctccatccatgggattttccaggcaagagtactggagtgggttgccatttccttctccataaaagtGATCAAAATCACACAATTGATACCAGAAGATGGGAACTTACTTTTCAGTAGATACCCTTTTATACTGTTTACTATAAACACATATCACCTATGCAAGCTTTATGTAATTGGAACTGCTCAGGGATATGACTGTGGGTCCTTGAGACATGCCCTGAAATGGCAGCAAGGTAAAACTGGACTATATAACCTGCCTGAAATTCTCCTGGAAAACTGAGCCAGACATTTGATTAGGATTGTAAACCGCCTAGGAAGACACGACAGGTCACCCCTTTGCAAGAGAACCAATGACACTCATCGTGTCTCCACTTTCAGGGGGAAAGGGGAGCCTGTGACTGAACTCAGCTGGCACTCCTGCCGACAGCTCCTCTACCAGGCAGTGGCCACAATCCTGGCCCACACGGGCTTTGAGTGTGCTAACGAGAGCGTCCTGGAGACCCTGACTGATGTGGCCCACGAGTACTGCCTCAAGTTCACCAAGCTGCTGCGCTTTGCTGTGGATCGAGAATCCCGGCTGGGGCAGA is a genomic window containing:
- the SUPT7L gene encoding STAGA complex 65 subunit gamma; amino-acid sequence: MLRYWGEIPISSSQTNRSSFDLLPREFRLVEVHDPPLHQPSANKPKPPTMLDIPSEPCSLTIHTIQLIQHNRRLRNLIATAQAQNQQQTEGVKTEETEPLPSCPGSPPLPDDLLPLDCKNPSAPFQVWHSDPESDFYRGKGEPVTELSWHSCRQLLYQAVATILAHTGFECANESVLETLTDVAHEYCLKFTKLLRFAVDRESRLGQTPFPDVMEQVFHEVGIGSVLSLQKFWQHRIKDYHSYMLQISKQLSEEYERIVNPEKATEDTKPVKIKEEPVSDITFPVSEELEADLASGDQSLPMGVLGTQTERFPSNLEVEASPQASSTEVNASPLWNLAHVKMEPQESEEGNVSGHGVLGSDVFEEPMSGMSEAGIPQSPDDSDSSYGSHSTDSLMGSSPVFNQRCKKRMRKI